From one Bacillus sp. FJAT-42376 genomic stretch:
- the msrB gene encoding peptide-methionine (R)-S-oxide reductase MsrB, with amino-acid sequence MKTWLPVLIIAGVAAILFAIMPNIGEYFTKRSYGTEPAAAVETNSKKAVATFAGGCFWCMEPPFEKLDGVYEVISGYTGGEKKNPSYEEVSSGSTGHVEAVQVVYDPSRISYGELLQVFWRQIDPTDAGGQFVDRGSQYVSAIFYHNNEQKAAAEKSRAELEHTKRFDSKLVTEIRKADTFYQAEEYHQDYYKKSAVQYKFYRNNSGRDQFLDDVWGKDRDVQIKEKTAAASVYDGFKKPSDAELKKKLTAEQYKVTQKEGTERAYNNAYHDLKAEGIYVDIVSGEPLFSSKDKFDSGTGWPSFTKPLVPENIVEKEDNGFFMKRTEVRSKHADSHLGHVFDDGPKPTGMRYCMNSAAMKFIPKEDLEKEGYKEFLNEFK; translated from the coding sequence ATGAAAACATGGCTTCCAGTATTAATCATCGCAGGGGTCGCAGCCATTCTGTTTGCGATTATGCCAAATATAGGGGAATATTTTACAAAGCGTTCTTACGGAACAGAGCCGGCTGCAGCAGTTGAAACGAATTCAAAAAAAGCCGTCGCGACTTTTGCAGGCGGATGCTTTTGGTGCATGGAACCGCCATTTGAAAAACTGGACGGTGTGTACGAAGTGATTTCGGGCTATACAGGAGGAGAGAAGAAAAACCCTTCTTATGAAGAGGTTTCCTCCGGTTCAACCGGACACGTTGAGGCTGTGCAGGTTGTTTACGACCCGTCGAGAATTTCCTACGGGGAATTGCTGCAGGTCTTCTGGAGACAGATTGATCCGACCGATGCCGGCGGGCAGTTTGTCGATAGAGGAAGCCAATACGTATCCGCTATTTTCTACCATAATAACGAGCAAAAAGCTGCTGCCGAAAAATCCAGAGCAGAGCTTGAACATACAAAACGATTTGATTCAAAGCTTGTAACGGAAATTAGAAAAGCCGATACGTTCTATCAAGCAGAAGAATATCATCAGGACTACTATAAAAAAAGCGCAGTTCAGTATAAATTTTACCGGAATAACTCAGGCCGGGATCAATTTCTCGATGACGTATGGGGAAAGGACCGGGATGTTCAGATAAAGGAAAAAACTGCAGCGGCATCGGTATATGACGGTTTCAAAAAACCGTCGGATGCCGAGCTGAAAAAAAAGCTGACTGCTGAACAGTACAAAGTGACCCAGAAAGAGGGAACGGAAAGAGCATACAACAATGCCTATCATGATCTGAAAGCAGAAGGAATCTACGTTGATATCGTCTCAGGGGAACCGCTGTTCAGTTCAAAAGATAAATTCGATTCCGGTACAGGGTGGCCAAGTTTTACGAAGCCTCTCGTTCCAGAGAATATTGTGGAAAAAGAGGATAATGGTTTCTTTATGAAGAGAACGGAGGTGCGCAGTAAACACGCAGATTCCCATCTCGGACATGTTTTTGATGATGGACCCAAACCGACGGGAATGCGGTACTGCATGAACTCCGCTGCAATGAAATTCATTCCGAAAGAAGACTTGGAAAAAGAGGGCTATAAAGAGTTTTTGAATGAGTTTAAATAA
- the pckA gene encoding phosphoenolpyruvate carboxykinase (ATP): MNSLAATNELSLLLKGEHVYHNLSVPQLVEKILSRNEAVLTSTGAIRATTGAYTGRSPKDKFIVKEDSVKSKIEWGTVNQPISSETFEKLYHKVLSYLKTQKELFVFDGFAGADERFRLPIKVVNEYAWHSLFANQLFIRPDAGSDPAETEPFTIVSAPNFKADPSIDGTNSETFIMISFEKRIILIGGTEYAGEMKKSVFSIMNYLLPESDIFPMHCSANVGQEGDVALFFGLSGTGKTTLSADPNRKLIGDDEHGWSSSGVFNIEGGCYAKCINLSKEKEPQIFNAIRFGSVLENVVVDESTREADYDHAFYTENTRAAYSLEAMDNIVLPSIAGHPNTIIFLTADAFGVLPPISKLTKEQAMYHFLSGYTSKLAGTERGVTSPEATFSTCFGSPFLPLPAQRYAEMLGKKIEEHNADVYLVNTGWTGGEYGAGKRMKLEYTRAMIQAALEGDLASAEMHQDAIFGLSIPSHVPGVPDEVLTPSKTWENKEAYEAKAKLLAEKFNHNFTKFSSIRPEIAELGGPLV, encoded by the coding sequence ATGAATTCACTTGCGGCAACAAACGAGCTTTCGCTTTTACTTAAAGGGGAACATGTTTATCACAATTTATCAGTACCGCAGCTAGTTGAAAAAATTCTATCTAGAAACGAAGCCGTTCTTACTTCAACCGGTGCCATCCGTGCAACGACTGGAGCATATACTGGCCGTTCTCCTAAAGATAAATTTATTGTAAAAGAAGATAGCGTAAAAAGCAAAATTGAATGGGGTACGGTTAACCAGCCCATTTCCAGCGAAACATTTGAAAAACTTTATCATAAAGTACTTTCATACTTAAAAACACAGAAAGAGCTGTTCGTATTTGACGGATTTGCAGGAGCAGATGAACGATTCCGTCTGCCTATTAAGGTTGTGAACGAATATGCGTGGCACAGCCTTTTTGCAAATCAGCTCTTTATCCGCCCGGATGCCGGATCGGACCCTGCAGAAACAGAACCGTTCACCATTGTATCAGCACCCAATTTCAAAGCGGATCCTTCCATTGATGGAACGAACTCTGAAACGTTCATCATGATTTCCTTTGAAAAGAGAATCATTCTGATTGGCGGAACAGAATACGCGGGTGAAATGAAAAAATCGGTCTTCTCCATTATGAATTATCTTCTTCCGGAATCCGATATTTTTCCGATGCACTGCTCAGCTAATGTTGGCCAGGAAGGCGATGTCGCTCTATTTTTCGGATTATCCGGAACTGGAAAAACAACTCTTTCTGCCGATCCGAACCGCAAGCTGATCGGAGATGATGAGCATGGCTGGTCATCCAGCGGAGTCTTTAACATTGAAGGCGGATGCTATGCTAAATGCATCAATCTTTCAAAAGAAAAAGAACCCCAAATTTTCAACGCCATCCGGTTTGGTTCCGTTCTGGAGAACGTCGTTGTCGATGAATCGACCAGGGAAGCGGACTATGATCATGCGTTTTACACTGAGAATACCAGAGCCGCCTACTCTTTGGAAGCGATGGATAATATCGTCCTTCCGAGTATTGCCGGTCATCCGAATACGATTATTTTTCTGACAGCTGATGCCTTTGGTGTATTGCCTCCGATCAGTAAGCTGACAAAGGAACAGGCAATGTACCATTTCTTAAGCGGATATACGAGCAAGCTTGCCGGAACAGAACGGGGAGTTACTTCGCCTGAAGCGACATTCTCTACATGCTTCGGTTCTCCGTTCCTCCCTCTTCCTGCCCAGCGCTATGCTGAAATGCTCGGGAAGAAAATTGAAGAGCATAATGCAGATGTATACTTAGTCAATACCGGATGGACCGGAGGAGAATACGGAGCAGGCAAGCGGATGAAACTTGAATACACAAGAGCGATGATTCAGGCAGCACTTGAAGGGGATCTTGCTTCTGCAGAAATGCATCAGGATGCTATTTTCGGCCTGAGCATTCCATCCCATGTGCCAGGAGTTCCGGATGAAGTGCTCACTCCATCTAAAACGTGGGAAAACAAAGAAGCCTATGAGGCGAAAGCTAAATTGCTCGCTGAAAAATTCAATCACAACTTTACGAAGTTTTCTTCCATCAGACCGGAGATTGCCGAGCTTGGCGGACCTCTTGTCTAA
- a CDS encoding prolyl oligopeptidase family serine peptidase: protein MNGEILEKQKYPSPHPEIDLYLVTYLSGGLKVKGLLAEPKKEGEYDGFLYLRGGIKGVGMVRPARIVQFASEGFVVVAPFYRGNQGGEGNEDFAGKDREDALSAIDLLKRHPKTSKGRIHAFGFSRGGVMALIAGNERKDLCSVVTWGGVSDMVLTYEEREDLRRMMKRVIGGTPNKLPQEYYWRTPLHNLENMKAPLLIIHGVKDQNVSVEHSRLLEKRAAELGKKAEVWYFEEYTHYFPPAVNRETVRRLTGWMKKQPEV from the coding sequence ATAAACGGAGAGATACTGGAAAAGCAAAAATATCCTTCTCCTCACCCTGAAATTGATTTATACCTTGTTACCTATTTATCAGGGGGATTGAAAGTAAAGGGGCTGCTGGCTGAGCCGAAAAAGGAAGGGGAATACGATGGGTTCCTTTATTTAAGAGGGGGCATAAAAGGGGTAGGAATGGTTCGCCCTGCACGGATCGTGCAATTCGCTTCTGAAGGGTTTGTCGTAGTAGCTCCATTTTACAGAGGCAATCAGGGAGGAGAAGGGAATGAAGATTTTGCCGGAAAAGACCGGGAGGATGCCTTGTCAGCGATTGATCTATTAAAGAGGCATCCGAAAACCTCTAAGGGAAGAATTCATGCTTTCGGTTTCTCAAGGGGAGGCGTGATGGCCCTGATTGCAGGGAATGAACGAAAAGATCTTTGCTCGGTCGTAACATGGGGAGGAGTTTCAGATATGGTTCTCACGTATGAGGAGCGGGAGGATTTAAGGAGAATGATGAAAAGAGTGATTGGCGGAACCCCGAACAAACTTCCTCAAGAATATTACTGGCGGACCCCTCTGCACAATTTAGAGAACATGAAAGCCCCGCTCTTAATCATTCATGGTGTGAAGGACCAAAATGTATCAGTAGAGCACTCCAGGCTTTTAGAAAAGCGTGCTGCAGAACTGGGGAAAAAAGCGGAAGTGTGGTACTTTGAAGAATATACTCATTACTTTCCGCCTGCAGTGAACAGAGAAACGGTCAGACGGCTGACCGGCTGGATGAAAAAGCAGCCGGAGGTCTGA
- the metK gene encoding methionine adenosyltransferase, translating into MSIKRRLFTSESVTEGHPDKICDQISDSILDAILANDPNARVACETSVTTGLVLVAGEITTSTYVDIPKIVRETVKDIGYTRAKYGFDAETCAVLTSIDEQSADIAMGVDQALEAREGTMTDAEIEAIGAGDQGLMFGFACNETKELMPLPISLAHKLSRRLAEVRKEEILPYLRPDGKTQVTVEYDENDKPVRVDTIVISTQHHPEISLEQIQRNLKEFVIKPVVPAELIDENTKYFINPTGRFVIGGPQGDAGLTGRKIIVDTYGGYARHGGGAFSGKDATKVDRSAAYAARYVAKNIVAAGLADKCEVQLAYAIGVAQPVSISIDTFGTGKASEEVLVEAVRNNFDLRPAGIIKMLDLRRPIYKQTAAYGHFGRTDVELPWEQTDKAEALRSVL; encoded by the coding sequence ATGTCGATTAAACGCCGTCTTTTCACATCAGAATCCGTAACGGAAGGCCATCCGGATAAAATTTGCGACCAAATTTCAGACTCCATCCTGGATGCCATTCTTGCAAATGATCCGAATGCACGTGTCGCATGCGAAACTTCTGTCACTACAGGTCTTGTACTGGTTGCAGGAGAAATTACGACTTCCACTTATGTAGACATTCCAAAGATTGTTCGTGAAACTGTTAAAGATATCGGCTATACGCGTGCAAAATATGGTTTCGATGCAGAAACCTGTGCTGTCCTGACATCCATCGATGAGCAGTCCGCTGACATCGCGATGGGAGTGGACCAGGCCCTTGAAGCGCGTGAAGGAACGATGACTGACGCTGAAATTGAAGCAATTGGCGCAGGAGACCAGGGATTAATGTTCGGATTTGCGTGCAACGAAACGAAAGAGCTTATGCCTCTTCCGATTTCTCTTGCCCATAAGCTTTCACGCCGTCTTGCAGAAGTGCGGAAAGAAGAAATCCTTCCATACCTTCGTCCGGACGGAAAAACACAAGTAACGGTTGAGTATGATGAAAATGATAAACCGGTCCGTGTGGATACGATTGTTATTTCAACTCAGCATCACCCTGAAATCTCTTTGGAGCAGATTCAGCGCAACCTTAAAGAATTTGTTATCAAACCTGTAGTTCCTGCAGAACTAATCGATGAAAACACAAAATACTTCATCAACCCGACAGGACGTTTCGTAATCGGCGGACCTCAAGGGGATGCAGGTCTGACTGGCCGTAAAATCATTGTTGATACGTACGGCGGATATGCTCGTCACGGCGGCGGTGCATTCTCAGGCAAGGATGCAACAAAAGTAGACCGTTCTGCTGCTTATGCTGCGCGCTATGTTGCAAAAAACATCGTGGCTGCCGGTCTTGCTGACAAATGTGAAGTACAGCTTGCATATGCAATCGGTGTAGCACAGCCGGTATCCATCTCCATCGATACATTCGGAACAGGCAAAGCAAGCGAGGAAGTTCTTGTTGAAGCGGTTCGCAATAACTTTGATCTTCGCCCAGCAGGCATTATTAAAATGCTTGACCTTCGCCGTCCAATTTATAAGCAAACTGCTGCATACGGCCACTTCGGCCGTACGGATGTAGAGCTTCCATGGGAGCAAACAGACAAAGCAGAAGCACTCCGCTCTGTCCTTTAA
- a CDS encoding DUF2584 domain-containing protein, whose amino-acid sequence MGMPLEMNTMIVTKSREKRLEDNVFTLKKDGYRLYPLDLPVEVRKTKEGEVSGRAIITKVEWANGGTVLTYQLIKLNSTN is encoded by the coding sequence ATGGGCATGCCCCTTGAAATGAATACGATGATTGTAACGAAGAGCAGAGAAAAACGGCTGGAGGATAATGTATTTACCCTTAAAAAGGATGGATACCGCCTATATCCGCTTGATTTGCCTGTTGAAGTGAGAAAGACGAAAGAGGGAGAAGTGAGCGGGAGAGCCATTATCACTAAAGTAGAGTGGGCAAATGGCGGCACGGTTCTCACATACCAGCTGATTAAATTAAATTCAACCAACTAA
- a CDS encoding alginate lyase family protein, with protein sequence MTLHPFKGFLIVWLLLSLPFSSVSAAVTRHPYTHKNPFVQSADYEALVSARADKFRTIPAGYSKPVHAAGSSSADSVYTPVMNTQTANPRPHSFIGETELKTAKKRVANETWAKNYLKRLESESNSFLKLNQTIPKKAAGYASWYVCKDGTPLEYKNGRHYCPSDKQMYEGEKIEAGWLAYEHNERVRQIRILATAYSLNGNETYAEAAQNLLLQYADMYKDFPKQDKGGKWYYQSLDEAVSAVDLASGYDLLYSSPSFTEAEKKKIENDLFLPIAETLKQNPYSKSNWQAWHNAAIGMIGAATDRPELLKEAIYGKRGFYYLMDEAVLEDGFWWEGSMAYHTYALAPLSILAQTASHWGYDLYNDDKFKKMFDIPLLYSYPNFVQPANNDGGKYGSTITNYTSSRGYNDYELAYSKYKDSGYAWFLHTKYKNLSRTGDFALFFGSDSIEAAAEVPTKSLQLTSIGQAILRHPDSRERQSFVLMDYGEHGGSHGHYDKLNLDLYGAGTLLAPDFGTPGYTHPLYRGWYKQTISHNTVTVDGRSQSEAKGDMPIFSSEPNFKYMYGTANSAYSGVTYERSLWMEDEFILDWFLVSDESKSHQYDLALHGLGTYQTNVPLQPLDRPMGKGGGYDYFKNQKGAGGIESGWSSRWDQNGKGLRTYSIPFQPASVFSADGPGPSSSPNELTPVMIQRVNGHSAQFVTILQPYSNENAPAATGKRVGNHGVRADSSGGSYHFYQNYQQTEAGKLTAAKAHSKLGLDFNFDENTGTSLSAAGELKVILKNAEMLEKTTLVFNKGSIKSVSVNGKKWRTATSGGYIMAFQK encoded by the coding sequence TTGACTCTTCACCCCTTTAAGGGTTTCCTGATTGTATGGCTCCTTCTGTCCCTTCCTTTTTCTTCGGTTTCTGCTGCTGTCACCCGCCATCCTTACACACATAAAAATCCGTTTGTTCAATCGGCTGATTATGAGGCTTTAGTTTCAGCAAGAGCAGATAAATTCAGAACCATTCCCGCCGGCTACTCAAAACCGGTACATGCTGCCGGTTCATCATCTGCGGACTCCGTGTATACTCCAGTTATGAATACTCAAACTGCTAATCCAAGACCGCATTCCTTTATTGGTGAAACAGAACTGAAAACAGCTAAAAAGCGCGTGGCCAATGAGACATGGGCTAAGAATTATTTAAAAAGACTGGAGAGTGAATCGAATTCATTCCTGAAGCTAAACCAGACGATTCCCAAAAAAGCAGCCGGATATGCTTCCTGGTATGTTTGCAAGGACGGGACTCCACTTGAATACAAGAATGGCCGGCACTATTGCCCGAGCGATAAACAAATGTATGAAGGAGAAAAAATTGAAGCGGGCTGGCTTGCTTATGAACACAATGAAAGAGTCCGCCAAATCAGAATTCTAGCAACCGCTTATTCATTAAATGGAAATGAAACGTATGCAGAAGCTGCACAAAACTTATTGCTGCAGTATGCGGATATGTATAAGGATTTTCCGAAGCAGGATAAAGGCGGAAAATGGTATTATCAGTCGCTGGATGAAGCGGTAAGTGCAGTGGATCTTGCTTCTGGCTATGACCTTCTGTACAGCAGCCCGTCTTTTACAGAGGCAGAGAAGAAAAAAATAGAAAACGACTTGTTTCTTCCGATTGCAGAAACGCTGAAGCAAAACCCGTACAGCAAATCGAACTGGCAGGCCTGGCATAATGCGGCAATCGGTATGATCGGCGCAGCCACTGACAGACCGGAACTCCTTAAAGAGGCGATATACGGAAAGAGGGGCTTTTATTATTTAATGGATGAGGCTGTGCTGGAGGACGGTTTCTGGTGGGAAGGATCGATGGCCTACCACACATATGCTCTTGCCCCGCTCAGCATCCTGGCCCAGACAGCATCCCATTGGGGCTATGATTTATATAATGATGATAAATTCAAGAAAATGTTTGATATTCCTCTTCTTTACAGTTATCCGAACTTTGTTCAGCCTGCTAATAATGATGGAGGAAAATACGGCAGCACCATCACAAACTATACTTCATCGCGCGGCTATAACGACTATGAGCTTGCGTATTCAAAATATAAAGATTCCGGCTACGCCTGGTTTCTTCATACGAAATATAAGAATTTGAGCCGGACCGGTGATTTTGCCCTATTCTTTGGAAGTGACAGCATTGAAGCCGCAGCAGAGGTTCCGACCAAGAGTCTGCAGCTGACAAGTATAGGCCAGGCTATTTTAAGACACCCTGATTCGAGAGAACGGCAGTCCTTTGTCCTGATGGATTATGGAGAGCATGGGGGATCTCATGGCCATTATGACAAATTGAATCTAGACCTATACGGAGCAGGAACTCTCCTGGCGCCTGATTTTGGAACACCGGGCTATACTCATCCTCTTTACCGCGGATGGTACAAACAAACCATCAGCCATAATACAGTGACAGTGGATGGCCGCTCCCAAAGCGAAGCAAAGGGTGACATGCCGATTTTTTCAAGCGAACCGAATTTTAAGTATATGTATGGAACGGCAAACAGCGCGTATAGCGGCGTTACGTATGAACGAAGTTTATGGATGGAAGATGAATTTATCCTTGACTGGTTTTTGGTCAGCGATGAGTCAAAGTCCCATCAATACGATTTGGCCCTTCATGGATTAGGAACCTATCAGACAAATGTACCTTTACAGCCTCTTGATCGTCCAATGGGCAAAGGCGGAGGCTATGATTATTTCAAAAATCAGAAAGGGGCCGGCGGAATTGAATCGGGTTGGAGCAGCAGATGGGATCAAAATGGGAAAGGTCTGCGCACATACTCCATTCCTTTTCAGCCAGCATCCGTGTTTTCAGCCGATGGCCCGGGCCCATCCTCATCGCCGAATGAACTGACTCCGGTCATGATTCAAAGGGTAAATGGCCATTCAGCCCAATTTGTAACGATTCTGCAGCCTTATTCAAATGAAAATGCACCTGCCGCAACAGGAAAAAGAGTTGGGAATCATGGTGTAAGAGCAGACAGTTCAGGAGGCTCCTATCATTTTTATCAAAATTATCAGCAAACTGAAGCCGGAAAACTTACTGCGGCAAAAGCCCATTCCAAACTTGGACTGGATTTTAACTTCGACGAGAATACGGGCACATCTCTTTCGGCGGCAGGAGAATTAAAAGTGATTCTCAAAAATGCAGAAATGCTCGAAAAAACGACGCTAGTATTCAATAAAGGATCCATTAAATCCGTTTCTGTAAACGGAAAAAAGTGGAGAACGGCTACAAGCGGCGGTTATATCATGGCGTTTCAAAAGTAA
- a CDS encoding ABC transporter substrate-binding protein, which yields MKKWFISCMVLILLALPLSACNQNPVQKIRVAEVTRSIFYAPLYVAISKGFFKEEGLDIELTTAFGGDKTMTALLSGGADVGLVGSETSIYVEAQGSKDPVINFAQLTQTDGTFLVAREKNESFDWNDLKGSTFLGQRKGGMPQMAGEFVLKKHGINPHKDLNLIQNIDFANIANAFASGTGDYVQLFEPTASIFEKEGKGHIVASFGKESGLIPYTTFMSKESFIKKNANAVQKFTNAIQKAQNWVKDHSAKEIASAIAGEFKDTDIQLIETVVSRYKEQGSFAADPVLDKAEWENLQNIMDEAGELPARIEHSKLVNTEFAEKASK from the coding sequence ATGAAAAAATGGTTTATCAGCTGCATGGTCCTTATCTTACTAGCATTACCACTTTCAGCATGTAATCAAAACCCTGTGCAGAAAATCCGTGTCGCAGAAGTTACACGGTCCATTTTTTATGCTCCGCTTTATGTCGCCATCTCAAAAGGATTTTTTAAAGAGGAGGGGCTCGATATTGAACTGACCACGGCTTTTGGCGGAGATAAAACGATGACCGCACTTCTTTCCGGCGGCGCGGATGTTGGGCTGGTCGGATCGGAAACTTCAATTTATGTAGAGGCACAGGGATCGAAGGATCCTGTCATTAATTTTGCCCAGCTCACTCAAACGGACGGGACGTTCCTTGTAGCCAGAGAAAAAAATGAATCATTTGACTGGAATGATTTAAAGGGAAGTACGTTCCTTGGGCAGCGCAAGGGCGGTATGCCTCAGATGGCAGGGGAATTTGTATTGAAAAAGCACGGCATTAATCCGCATAAAGACTTGAATCTTATTCAGAACATAGATTTTGCTAATATTGCAAATGCCTTTGCTTCAGGCACAGGTGACTATGTACAGCTGTTCGAGCCTACTGCAAGCATCTTTGAAAAAGAAGGAAAAGGACACATTGTCGCATCCTTCGGGAAAGAATCAGGGCTGATCCCTTATACCACATTTATGTCAAAAGAAAGTTTTATTAAGAAGAATGCAAATGCTGTACAAAAGTTCACCAATGCCATTCAAAAAGCACAGAACTGGGTAAAAGATCATTCTGCCAAGGAGATTGCCTCCGCCATCGCGGGCGAATTTAAGGATACGGATATCCAGCTGATTGAAACGGTTGTCAGCCGGTATAAAGAGCAAGGCTCATTTGCCGCTGACCCAGTCTTGGATAAAGCAGAGTGGGAAAACCTCCAGAACATTATGGATGAAGCAGGAGAGCTTCCTGCCCGCATTGAACACAGCAAACTCGTTAATACCGAATTTGCGGAAAAGGCATCGAAATAG
- a CDS encoding response regulator transcription factor encodes MKKVLLVDDEPSILDVCRRYLEREGYMVDTALNGIEALEKWRNGKPDLIILDLMMPMKDGWSAAEEIRMEDEDVPLIMLTALGQERDRLLGLTLGADDYLTKPFSPRELVLRVKNMLRRTAKLKPETKHSISIGSISIDSSTREVKAEGAGIEMTAKEFDVLWLLASHPGQVFSRSQLLEKVWGYDFSGDGNTVNVHIRRLREKLEKNPAEPEYIKTVWGIGYKLEQPV; translated from the coding sequence ATGAAGAAAGTGTTGCTGGTCGATGATGAGCCTTCCATCCTTGATGTATGCCGCCGCTATTTGGAGCGGGAGGGGTATATGGTAGACACCGCTTTGAACGGGATTGAAGCCTTAGAAAAATGGAGAAACGGAAAACCTGACTTGATTATCCTTGATCTCATGATGCCGATGAAGGATGGATGGTCTGCGGCTGAGGAGATCAGGATGGAAGATGAGGATGTTCCGCTGATTATGCTGACTGCCCTTGGCCAGGAACGGGACCGCCTCCTTGGACTGACGCTAGGTGCAGATGATTATTTAACTAAGCCTTTCAGTCCAAGAGAGCTTGTCCTTAGAGTAAAGAACATGCTGAGAAGAACGGCAAAACTCAAACCTGAGACAAAGCACTCGATCTCAATAGGCTCCATATCGATTGACTCCTCCACAAGGGAAGTAAAAGCAGAGGGTGCGGGTATTGAGATGACCGCTAAGGAATTTGATGTACTCTGGCTTCTGGCCAGCCATCCGGGTCAAGTGTTTTCAAGGTCACAGCTGCTTGAAAAAGTATGGGGGTATGATTTTTCCGGGGATGGAAACACGGTCAATGTTCATATCAGGCGCCTCCGGGAAAAGCTTGAGAAGAACCCTGCGGAACCTGAGTACATTAAAACGGTATGGGGAATCGGCTATAAATTGGAGCAGCCGGTATGA
- a CDS encoding ATP-binding protein, producing MRIRTTLILANFLSTSLILVFLFISFVQMSIPNQSILILTIITFAAGTISAFAYFFLTDPLMKAVNQIKSESKKMSQGEFDVRVAEKGPAEIKELGRHFNEMAVKLDRMFQEVRKSEAYKTELIANVSHDLRTPIASILSYVEALQDGIVKDEAEKDEYLETIKKESHRLSKLIQELFELSQLDSRQMPFHPEPVHADQIVLDVLQQFELIFKEKKVHPEVDIDGQLPQVPVMREHIIRVLSNMIQNSIAHSPENSPITITVRKQEHSLVFSVKDRGAGISLSDQSRIFERFYRAEKSRNKALGGSGLGLAIAKELITLHHGKMGVYSEEGKGSNFWFSLPLKQKGEWS from the coding sequence ATGAGAATCAGAACTACATTGATTCTGGCAAATTTTTTGTCTACCTCTCTCATTCTGGTCTTTTTGTTTATCAGTTTCGTGCAAATGTCCATTCCGAACCAGTCGATCCTCATCTTAACCATTATTACTTTTGCAGCTGGCACAATCTCTGCATTTGCATATTTCTTTCTTACGGATCCGCTCATGAAAGCTGTCAACCAAATCAAATCTGAGTCGAAAAAAATGTCCCAGGGAGAGTTTGATGTCAGGGTTGCTGAAAAAGGACCGGCAGAAATTAAAGAACTTGGCCGTCATTTTAATGAGATGGCAGTAAAACTGGATCGCATGTTTCAGGAAGTGAGGAAGTCTGAGGCATACAAAACAGAGCTGATTGCAAATGTTTCCCATGATCTCAGGACACCGATCGCTTCCATCTTATCTTATGTGGAAGCCCTTCAGGACGGGATTGTAAAAGATGAAGCAGAAAAAGATGAGTATCTTGAAACCATTAAAAAAGAATCCCATCGCTTAAGCAAGCTTATTCAAGAGCTTTTCGAGCTTTCACAGCTTGACAGCAGGCAGATGCCCTTCCATCCGGAGCCTGTTCACGCTGATCAGATTGTGCTGGATGTGCTGCAGCAGTTTGAGCTGATTTTTAAAGAAAAGAAAGTGCATCCCGAAGTGGACATTGACGGACAACTGCCACAGGTCCCCGTTATGAGGGAGCATATAATCAGGGTTTTATCGAATATGATACAAAATTCAATTGCGCATTCACCAGAAAACAGCCCCATCACTATTACTGTGAGGAAACAAGAGCACTCTCTTGTTTTCTCTGTAAAGGACAGGGGCGCCGGAATCAGTTTATCCGATCAGTCCCGTATTTTCGAGCGGTTTTACCGGGCTGAAAAATCAAGAAATAAGGCACTGGGAGGGTCTGGACTGGGGCTTGCTATTGCAAAGGAATTAATCACTCTTCATCATGGGAAAATGGGTGTTTACAGTGAAGAAGGAAAGGGGAGCAATTTCTGGTTTTCGCTTCCGCTAAAACAGAAAGGAGAATGGTCATGA